Proteins from a genomic interval of Sphingobacterium sp. SYP-B4668:
- the ahcY gene encoding adenosylhomocysteinase has product MSSIESTYVPYKVKDINLAEWGRKEIELAEAEMPGLMSLREEFGASKPLRGARIAGCLHMTIQTAVLIETLVELGADVTWSSCNIFSTQDHAAAAIAAAGIPVYAWKGMTAEQFDWCIEQTLYFGEKRHPLNMILDDGGDLTNMVFDKYPELISGIKGLSEETTTGVHRLYERMKNGTLHLPAINVNDSVTKSKFDNKYGCRESLVDAIRRATDLMLAGKVAVVAGYGDVGKGSAESLRSAGVRVIVTEIDPICALQAAMEGFEVKRFADAVKEANIVVTTTGNKDIVRAEHFKMMKDKTVVCNIGHFDNEIDVAWLNTNYGGTKIEIKPQVDKYTIDGNDIILLAEGRLVNLGCATGHPSFVMSNSFTNQTLAQLELWTNTAAYENKVYTLPKYLDEKVARLHLAHIGVVLDVLTEEQAAYIGVAVEGPFKSDAYRY; this is encoded by the coding sequence ATGTCATCAATTGAAAGTACTTATGTGCCATACAAAGTCAAAGATATTAACCTTGCCGAATGGGGACGTAAGGAAATAGAGCTTGCAGAAGCTGAAATGCCTGGACTGATGAGTCTACGGGAGGAGTTTGGAGCTTCTAAGCCATTGAGAGGTGCACGTATTGCGGGTTGTCTACATATGACGATTCAGACCGCGGTACTGATTGAGACATTGGTAGAATTGGGAGCAGATGTCACTTGGTCTTCTTGTAATATTTTTTCGACACAGGACCATGCTGCAGCGGCGATTGCCGCAGCGGGAATTCCGGTGTATGCGTGGAAGGGAATGACAGCGGAGCAATTTGACTGGTGCATTGAACAAACGTTATATTTTGGGGAGAAGCGTCATCCTTTGAATATGATTTTGGACGATGGTGGTGATTTGACGAATATGGTGTTTGATAAATATCCAGAGCTGATTTCGGGGATTAAAGGATTGTCGGAAGAGACCACTACTGGTGTGCATAGGCTCTATGAACGCATGAAAAATGGAACGTTGCACTTACCTGCTATCAATGTGAATGATTCAGTGACGAAATCTAAATTTGACAACAAATATGGTTGTCGCGAATCATTGGTGGATGCTATTCGTCGGGCAACCGATCTCATGCTTGCGGGTAAAGTGGCTGTAGTAGCTGGATATGGTGATGTGGGGAAGGGGTCTGCGGAGTCATTGCGATCAGCTGGTGTACGGGTTATCGTGACCGAAATTGACCCTATATGTGCTTTGCAAGCTGCAATGGAGGGGTTTGAAGTGAAGAGGTTTGCGGATGCAGTAAAGGAAGCTAACATCGTAGTGACTACGACGGGGAATAAGGATATCGTGCGTGCCGAACACTTCAAAATGATGAAGGATAAAACAGTGGTCTGTAATATAGGACACTTTGATAATGAAATCGATGTTGCTTGGTTGAATACAAATTATGGCGGTACGAAGATTGAAATTAAACCTCAAGTGGACAAGTACACAATAGATGGGAATGACATTATTTTGTTGGCTGAGGGACGATTGGTAAACTTGGGGTGTGCAACAGGTCATCCTTCTTTTGTCATGTCCAATTCGTTTACTAATCAGACATTGGCACAGTTGGAACTATGGACAAATACTGCAGCTTATGAAAACAAAGTGTATACATTGCCGAAGTATTTGGATGAAAAAGTGGCACGATTACATCTTGCACATATTGGAGTGGTGTTGGATGTGCTTACAGAAGAGCAGGCAGCGTATATTGGGGTAGCTGTTGAGGGGCCTTTTAAATCGGATGCCTATCGCTACTAG
- a CDS encoding ATP-binding protein translates to MFATHPDLLKIAVVGPESTGKSTIAQALAAHFRTICVPEYAREYCKHLHNAYTLQDEINMYYGQVALENSLIPLAQQNLCFCDTTILTVKIWCDYLFGDTPVHVKNEICKRPYDLYLLMDIDLPWQDDPLRDFPNQRDHFLQVWKNELHALNAKYTVISGLGNDRFQNALSAVHTLLSDADWSGKQS, encoded by the coding sequence ATGTTTGCAACACATCCAGACCTCCTAAAAATAGCTGTTGTTGGGCCCGAGTCAACAGGAAAATCCACAATCGCACAAGCACTTGCGGCGCATTTCAGAACCATCTGTGTCCCTGAATATGCACGAGAATATTGCAAACACTTGCATAACGCATATACATTGCAAGACGAAATCAACATGTACTACGGGCAGGTTGCATTAGAAAACAGTTTGATTCCACTTGCCCAGCAGAATCTATGCTTCTGTGACACTACTATATTGACTGTTAAGATTTGGTGCGATTACCTTTTTGGAGATACACCAGTACACGTCAAGAACGAAATATGCAAAAGACCATACGACCTATACCTGTTGATGGACATTGATCTCCCTTGGCAAGACGACCCCTTAAGGGACTTCCCAAATCAGCGAGATCATTTTCTACAAGTATGGAAAAATGAGCTGCATGCTTTAAACGCCAAATACACCGTCATCTCTGGTTTAGGGAATGACCGTTTTCAAAATGCCTTATCTGCAGTACACACGCTATTATCAGACGCTGATTGGTCGGGCAAACAGAGCTAA
- a CDS encoding Gfo/Idh/MocA family protein → MKKETNRRDFIVQMSVLGAGLGALSFSDGIFERPVQQKRIGIIGLDTSHSEMFTRDINEGALKDRGYRVVAAYPNGSKDIPSALEMKPAITEAVKKMGVEIVTSIEDLLKKVDFVLLESNDGRVHLEQAEPVIRAKKPLFIDKPMGENLKSVEKIFDLAARNSVPLFSSSSLRYDANVRKVKEGSIGQVLGADVYTPAEIERHHIDQAWYMIHGVEMLFTVMGVGCKEVYRVFHADFEQVVGVWSDGRIGSVRGIRKGASNIAGRAFGEKGIAELGPFAGYGPLVSEILTFFDTGIPPVTPAETIEIFKFMEAADRSKKTKRIERL, encoded by the coding sequence ATGAAGAAAGAAACAAATAGAAGGGATTTTATCGTGCAAATGTCGGTATTGGGCGCTGGGCTTGGGGCACTTTCGTTCTCAGATGGAATCTTTGAACGGCCTGTGCAACAAAAAAGAATTGGTATTATTGGATTGGATACTTCTCATAGTGAGATGTTTACGCGGGATATCAATGAAGGGGCACTCAAGGATAGAGGGTATCGTGTAGTCGCCGCATACCCAAATGGGAGCAAGGATATTCCTTCTGCACTGGAGATGAAACCTGCTATCACAGAAGCGGTTAAGAAAATGGGGGTGGAAATTGTGACGAGTATAGAAGATTTGTTGAAAAAGGTGGATTTTGTACTGTTGGAATCTAATGATGGGCGAGTGCATTTAGAACAGGCCGAACCCGTGATAAGGGCAAAAAAACCGTTGTTCATCGATAAGCCAATGGGTGAGAATCTCAAGTCCGTAGAAAAGATCTTTGACCTAGCTGCGCGGAATAGCGTCCCGCTCTTTAGTTCATCATCTTTGCGATATGATGCGAATGTAAGAAAGGTTAAGGAAGGGAGTATTGGTCAAGTGTTGGGGGCGGATGTGTATACTCCTGCTGAAATCGAGCGTCATCATATAGATCAGGCTTGGTATATGATACATGGTGTGGAGATGTTGTTTACTGTGATGGGTGTAGGATGTAAAGAGGTGTACAGAGTATTTCATGCTGATTTTGAACAGGTGGTGGGTGTCTGGTCTGATGGCCGTATAGGATCGGTTCGTGGAATCCGAAAGGGAGCATCTAATATCGCGGGAAGGGCTTTTGGCGAGAAAGGAATTGCTGAATTAGGACCTTTTGCAGGTTATGGACCTTTGGTGTCGGAGATTCTTACATTCTTCGATACAGGGATACCTCCTGTCACTCCAGCAGAAACAATCGAGATTTTTAAGTTTATGGAAGCTGCCGACCGAAGCAAGAAAACAAAACGAATAGAACGCTTATAA
- a CDS encoding BrxA/BrxB family bacilliredoxin — MYPEYLVEPMRKELTDAGFQELKTIEDVDAAIPSEGTVFVVVNSVCGCAAANARPAARAAVKNEKHPSKLVTVFAGMEKEAVDKAREYMLPFPPSSPAMALFKDGKLVHMIERHMIEGRPAQMIADNLVAAFDEYC, encoded by the coding sequence ATGTATCCAGAATATTTAGTTGAACCGATGCGTAAGGAGCTTACGGATGCCGGTTTCCAAGAATTAAAGACAATTGAAGATGTTGATGCGGCCATTCCTTCTGAAGGAACTGTTTTTGTCGTCGTTAACTCTGTCTGCGGATGTGCTGCAGCAAATGCAAGGCCGGCAGCAAGAGCTGCCGTAAAAAACGAAAAGCACCCGAGCAAATTAGTAACAGTATTTGCTGGAATGGAAAAAGAGGCTGTAGACAAAGCTCGTGAATACATGCTACCTTTCCCTCCATCGTCTCCAGCAATGGCACTTTTCAAAGATGGCAAATTGGTGCACATGATTGAAAGACACATGATTGAAGGGCGCCCCGCACAAATGATTGCCGACAACCTAGTCGCTGCATTTGACGAGTACTGCTAG
- a CDS encoding RagB/SusD family nutrient uptake outer membrane protein yields the protein MKNIVLYMSAFLLLGTVIGCKKDFLDRDPYGILNESEFFKTDGAGLKLVTSCYQPMFDGWGYTVNKVALGDESVDNADAGGSDPGDRPQTTEVGRGRPLPSNPLLYETWANRFKGIGNCNIALDALQREGGNLIENAKPVPAETVARYFAEIKFLRAWYYFDLITVFKEVPLIVNVEKPDTRKAKAPLADLKAQVYKDLQEAIQESSLPRASGLSSSETGRVTKDAAYALMARAALFFGGLMEQGILAGNAQDEYKVARDAAGEVVRNGQLSLLPDFQDLFRGDYAVAPFSKECIFGVLRKFDPAFGIGGDPFAIMNVGRNNVGGWGGNTPTKDLAASYDPADPRRMFTIISHNDIFKTSSGGEEIHNYRGYFNDFNLQQSRKAFVPQQYRQNNDLQRSNWQPYWIRYSEVLLMYAEALIRSGGSTTDALTHLNEVRRRAFVTTSKVDEPAIFRLFGQGLKTVSDADFQAQYAIKPSDDVMTALKRERRNELALEGFRLYDLVRWGEYAPTMKAFYEKYGFADKGRDAGDNSWPFPIPQIEIDRSNGVLVQNDNY from the coding sequence ATGAAAAATATAGTTTTATATATGTCGGCATTCCTTCTCTTGGGGACGGTAATTGGCTGCAAAAAGGATTTTTTAGACCGTGATCCTTATGGGATTTTGAACGAGAGTGAGTTTTTTAAGACGGATGGTGCAGGGTTGAAGTTGGTCACAAGCTGTTACCAACCTATGTTTGATGGTTGGGGGTATACGGTGAATAAAGTCGCTCTTGGCGATGAGAGTGTGGATAACGCAGATGCTGGAGGTTCTGATCCAGGAGATAGGCCACAAACAACAGAGGTGGGGCGGGGTCGACCGTTGCCATCCAATCCTTTGCTTTACGAGACTTGGGCAAATCGCTTTAAGGGAATTGGGAATTGTAACATTGCCTTGGATGCCCTGCAAAGGGAGGGAGGCAATCTAATTGAGAATGCCAAACCTGTACCTGCAGAGACGGTAGCACGTTATTTTGCAGAGATTAAATTTTTGAGGGCATGGTATTATTTTGATTTGATTACGGTATTTAAGGAAGTGCCCTTGATTGTCAATGTAGAAAAACCTGACACACGTAAGGCTAAGGCTCCACTGGCGGATTTAAAGGCGCAGGTTTATAAAGATTTACAGGAGGCCATACAAGAAAGTAGTCTTCCTCGTGCTTCAGGATTGTCTAGTTCAGAAACCGGACGTGTGACAAAAGATGCAGCCTATGCTTTGATGGCTCGGGCCGCATTGTTTTTTGGAGGGTTGATGGAACAAGGAATTCTTGCAGGAAATGCACAGGATGAATATAAAGTGGCAAGGGATGCTGCAGGGGAAGTGGTGCGAAATGGACAGCTTAGTTTGTTGCCAGATTTTCAAGATCTTTTTAGGGGTGACTATGCTGTGGCTCCATTTTCCAAGGAGTGTATTTTTGGGGTTCTTCGTAAGTTCGATCCAGCATTTGGTATTGGTGGTGACCCGTTTGCGATTATGAACGTAGGACGGAACAATGTCGGTGGTTGGGGAGGAAATACACCAACCAAGGATTTGGCGGCTTCTTATGACCCTGCGGATCCACGTCGTATGTTTACCATCATTAGTCACAACGATATTTTTAAAACTTCTTCTGGTGGGGAGGAAATACATAATTATAGGGGATACTTCAATGATTTTAACCTTCAACAAAGTAGGAAGGCTTTTGTCCCACAACAATATCGGCAAAACAATGACCTACAGCGCAGCAATTGGCAGCCATATTGGATCCGTTATTCAGAAGTTCTCTTAATGTATGCAGAGGCTTTAATAAGGTCAGGAGGCAGTACAACGGATGCGCTTACACACTTGAATGAGGTGCGTAGGAGGGCTTTTGTAACGACCTCTAAGGTGGATGAGCCGGCGATATTTAGATTATTTGGTCAAGGACTTAAAACTGTTTCTGATGCTGATTTTCAAGCGCAATACGCGATTAAGCCATCTGACGATGTCATGACTGCCTTAAAGCGTGAGCGGAGGAATGAATTGGCGTTAGAGGGGTTCCGTCTATATGATCTGGTGCGCTGGGGAGAGTATGCCCCTACGATGAAGGCATTCTATGAAAAATATGGCTTTGCGGATAAAGGACGGGATGCTGGCGACAATAGTTGGCCATTCCCAATCCCGCAGATAGAGATCGATCGATCTAATGGTGTACTGGTTCAAAATGATAATTATTAA
- a CDS encoding Gfo/Idh/MocA family protein — protein sequence MDRRNFIKNTTALASFSIVSSHVLGKTLGHVAPSDKLNIAGIGVGGMGRRNLANMKSENIVALCDVDWRYAQKTFKDYPGAKQFKDWRVMFDEMGDSIDAVMVATPDHTHAIATAHALTLGKHCYTQKPLTHSVYESRLLTRLAKKHRVATQMGNQGNSFDWCRQIAEWIQSDAIGEVYEVHCWTDRPIWPQGLMKPKDGMSVPDSLAWDLFVGPAENRPYHSVYTPWNWRGWWDFGTGALGDMACHIMDPLYWALDLKYPIKVNGSSTLSNLYSPPHAQMVQYTFPARAKKGKVNMPEVKVYWYDGGLVPERPKELAPGAMMGDENGGIIFVGKKGKIMTGCYGMNPTLLPVTDMAHFQQPKPWIPRIPGGNGDIWNSNAHEQDWIRAAKESPDNRKEASSHFGFSGPFNEMVVMGVLAVRLQGLHRDLLWDGEKMEFTNINDADKIKIVSVDEFSVVDGDPRFNRQFTEFNAKDIAKEWIQHTYHNGFRLPDMPKI from the coding sequence ATGGACAGAAGAAATTTTATAAAGAATACAACGGCATTGGCGAGCTTTTCAATCGTATCCAGCCATGTTCTGGGCAAAACACTGGGACATGTGGCTCCTAGTGATAAACTTAATATTGCGGGTATAGGTGTTGGTGGGATGGGACGCCGTAATCTTGCCAATATGAAATCGGAGAATATCGTAGCGCTTTGTGATGTGGATTGGAGATATGCTCAAAAGACTTTCAAAGACTATCCAGGTGCGAAGCAGTTCAAAGATTGGCGGGTGATGTTTGATGAGATGGGTGACTCGATAGACGCGGTGATGGTGGCAACTCCAGATCATACTCATGCTATAGCGACGGCGCATGCGCTGACACTGGGAAAGCATTGTTATACACAGAAGCCGCTTACCCACTCGGTATACGAATCACGTTTGCTGACACGTTTAGCAAAAAAGCATAGAGTGGCGACGCAGATGGGAAACCAAGGAAATTCGTTTGACTGGTGTAGGCAAATTGCAGAATGGATTCAATCGGATGCGATTGGTGAGGTCTATGAGGTGCATTGCTGGACGGATCGTCCTATCTGGCCTCAAGGTTTGATGAAGCCAAAAGATGGAATGTCGGTACCTGATAGCTTGGCTTGGGACCTATTCGTCGGACCGGCAGAAAACAGGCCTTATCATAGTGTGTATACACCGTGGAACTGGAGGGGATGGTGGGATTTTGGAACAGGAGCTTTGGGTGATATGGCTTGTCATATTATGGATCCTCTGTATTGGGCACTGGATCTTAAATATCCAATCAAGGTAAATGGAAGCTCCACCTTGAGTAACTTGTATTCTCCTCCGCATGCGCAGATGGTACAATATACGTTTCCTGCTAGAGCAAAAAAGGGGAAGGTGAATATGCCAGAGGTTAAGGTCTATTGGTATGATGGCGGACTGGTTCCAGAGCGACCAAAAGAACTTGCACCAGGTGCGATGATGGGTGATGAAAATGGTGGAATCATATTTGTCGGGAAGAAAGGTAAAATCATGACTGGTTGCTATGGGATGAATCCAACGTTGTTGCCAGTGACGGATATGGCACATTTTCAGCAACCTAAGCCTTGGATTCCGCGTATACCAGGCGGAAACGGTGATATCTGGAATAGCAACGCGCATGAGCAGGATTGGATACGTGCGGCTAAGGAGTCGCCGGATAACAGGAAAGAGGCAAGTTCGCATTTTGGGTTTTCGGGACCTTTTAATGAGATGGTTGTAATGGGGGTACTGGCTGTCCGCTTGCAGGGGTTGCATCGAGATTTGTTATGGGATGGTGAGAAGATGGAGTTTACCAATATCAATGACGCAGATAAAATTAAGATTGTGTCGGTGGACGAATTTAGTGTGGTGGATGGAGATCCGCGCTTCAATAGACAATTTACTGAATTCAATGCTAAAGATATTGCGAAGGAATGGATTCAACATACTTACCATAATGGCTTTCGTCTTCCAGATATGCCCAAAATTTAA
- a CDS encoding peptidylprolyl isomerase, translated as MMKRALVTVFALLIFSVCYGQTYKILVKTNYGNFKVLLYDYTPHHRQLLLDAIRAKVYDQAEFNRVIADFVIQGGDLDEEILAREAKNISAEQRLSPEFDKRAFHKIGALGAGRDDNPTKSSFLNQLYFVVGKPVTEGDLHTLEQKKGIKYTPEQRHAYLTNGGQPRLDYDYTVFGEIYEGLDVVTAISKVRTTSTDLPVEKVLFTMEVIE; from the coding sequence ATGATGAAAAGAGCATTAGTTACGGTATTTGCTTTATTAATATTTTCGGTGTGCTATGGGCAGACTTACAAGATCTTGGTGAAGACTAATTATGGAAATTTTAAAGTATTGCTATATGACTATACACCTCATCATCGACAACTGCTGCTTGATGCAATCCGAGCCAAGGTGTACGATCAGGCAGAATTCAATAGGGTAATTGCTGATTTTGTAATACAGGGAGGAGACTTGGATGAGGAAATTTTAGCAAGAGAGGCGAAGAATATATCTGCTGAGCAACGTTTGAGTCCCGAATTTGATAAACGAGCGTTTCATAAAATTGGTGCGCTTGGTGCGGGAAGGGATGACAACCCAACGAAATCTTCTTTTTTGAATCAGTTGTATTTTGTCGTAGGAAAACCTGTGACGGAAGGTGATCTCCACACATTGGAACAAAAAAAGGGAATCAAATATACACCTGAACAACGGCATGCTTATCTAACGAACGGAGGCCAACCTCGATTGGATTATGATTATACGGTTTTTGGTGAGATTTATGAAGGTCTCGATGTCGTGACGGCTATCAGTAAAGTACGTACTACGTCTACTGATTTACCAGTTGAAAAGGTGTTGTTTACGATGGAAGTAATAGAATAG
- a CDS encoding amidohydrolase yields the protein MRCILLYCTLCLLAFFSCKSSNQVDLIVYNAQIYTVDSAFSIAEAFAVKDGKFVDIGSGADIRSQYMANEEIDAQQKSIYPGFYDAHAHFFMLAELLDQVDLAGSKSFEEVIARMKIYRSKYPDKKWLIGGGWDQNLWVDKKFPTKEFLDKAFPDIPVYLARIDYHAAVVNSKALEIAGLTHPVPIEGGIVGGTSTVPNGLLIDNAMDLVSKFIPIANEETSLKILKTAEDSLLSVGLTSIVDAGLPKSQLDLLQKFYKTNQLRIRNYAMIAANKENINHYLQAGPYRTDHLTISSFKILADGALGSRGACLLEHYHDAPTKGFLLHSPAEFDTVIRQLANSPFQANTHAIGDSTNRIILDTYGKYLPTHQDKRWRIEHAQIIAPSDFPKFKKFHIIPSVQPTHATSDMYWAIDRLGNERMKGAYAYKELLQQYGKLALGSDFPVEHFNPMFGFHAAVARVDAKGYPQGGFQMENAITREEALKGMTIWAAYSCFQEKNRGSIEKNKDADFIILEKDIMKIPNDQLRAVQTLRTVIGGKTVFKR from the coding sequence ATGCGCTGTATCCTCCTCTATTGCACCCTATGTCTATTGGCATTCTTCAGTTGCAAATCTTCAAATCAAGTCGACCTTATTGTCTATAATGCACAGATATACACCGTAGATTCTGCATTCTCCATCGCCGAAGCCTTCGCCGTAAAAGACGGGAAATTCGTTGACATTGGCAGTGGCGCCGATATTCGATCCCAATACATGGCCAACGAAGAGATTGACGCCCAACAAAAATCGATATATCCCGGATTCTACGATGCCCATGCCCATTTTTTCATGCTCGCTGAGCTTCTCGACCAGGTCGATTTAGCAGGAAGCAAGTCCTTTGAAGAAGTCATCGCCCGCATGAAGATATATCGTAGTAAATACCCCGATAAAAAATGGCTCATTGGGGGCGGTTGGGATCAAAATCTTTGGGTAGACAAGAAATTCCCGACCAAGGAGTTCTTAGACAAAGCCTTTCCCGATATCCCGGTTTACCTAGCAAGAATAGATTACCATGCTGCAGTTGTGAATTCCAAAGCATTGGAAATAGCTGGGTTGACACACCCTGTTCCGATAGAAGGTGGCATCGTAGGGGGAACTTCCACTGTTCCAAACGGGTTACTAATAGACAATGCTATGGACTTAGTCAGCAAGTTCATTCCCATAGCCAATGAGGAAACATCATTAAAAATATTGAAAACCGCAGAGGACTCATTGCTGTCGGTTGGACTGACATCTATAGTAGATGCTGGGCTTCCTAAATCCCAGTTAGATTTGCTTCAAAAATTCTACAAAACCAATCAACTCCGCATCCGCAATTATGCTATGATTGCAGCAAACAAAGAGAACATTAACCATTACTTACAAGCTGGTCCTTACCGCACCGACCACCTCACCATCAGCTCGTTCAAGATATTGGCGGATGGGGCTTTAGGCTCACGTGGAGCATGTCTATTAGAGCACTACCATGATGCCCCAACTAAAGGGTTTCTCTTACACAGTCCAGCTGAATTTGACACCGTGATACGTCAATTAGCCAATAGCCCTTTCCAAGCCAATACCCATGCCATAGGAGACTCTACCAATCGTATCATATTGGATACCTATGGAAAATATCTCCCTACTCATCAAGACAAGAGATGGCGCATAGAACACGCACAGATTATTGCCCCCTCAGACTTCCCTAAATTTAAAAAGTTCCATATTATCCCCTCCGTACAACCCACACATGCAACATCAGATATGTATTGGGCTATAGATCGTCTCGGTAATGAGCGCATGAAGGGAGCTTATGCCTACAAAGAGCTACTTCAACAATATGGAAAATTAGCATTAGGCAGCGATTTTCCCGTCGAACACTTCAACCCAATGTTTGGATTTCACGCCGCAGTAGCAAGAGTAGATGCCAAAGGGTATCCTCAAGGAGGATTTCAGATGGAAAATGCAATAACTAGAGAAGAAGCATTAAAAGGGATGACTATCTGGGCTGCCTATTCCTGTTTTCAAGAAAAAAATCGAGGCAGTATTGAGAAAAACAAAGATGCAGACTTCATTATATTAGAAAAAGATATTATGAAAATACCCAACGACCAACTCCGAGCAGTACAGACGCTACGTACGGTTATTGGAGGAAAAACTGTTTTTAAACGATAA